One genomic window of Candidatus Nitrosopumilus sediminis includes the following:
- a CDS encoding thrombospondin type 3 repeat-containing protein, with amino-acid sequence MKKQYLLGFLLLLTSTIGMMPSGAFAAESIDSDGDGVPNDLDQCPHLLEDYDPQYGNNIDGCPADFVPWYDADYDGVEDHVDNCPTVKETYNKFQDEDGCPDLSPETGKAIADSDGDGYPDYMDKCPNQPETFNGIDDKDGCPDNPMTSKDTDSDGISDTSDECPLEPETYNRYLDEDGCPDSIDSINPQYTFPDTDGDGIEDRWDSCIDEPENYNDYLDHDGCPDVPGVTSLEAPDADYDGIPDDVDECPLDRENYNKFQDEDGCPDELQIMITGDADGDGIADHNDLCPFSPETYNRYLDHDGCPDYIADNKFAFDTDGDGIIDNLDLCPNQPETFNGFQDEDGCPDNTSSLRDSDRDGISDTSDECPLEPETYNRYLDHDGCPDSNNTVNPQYTFPDTDGDGIEDRWDSCIDEPENYNGYLDHDGCPDIKGTTAGAMLDADYDGIADHLDQCPTLAERYNGFQDEDGCPDSIDYKSVGDSDGDGITDDLDLCPFAKETYNRYLDEDGCPDYIADNKITSDTDDDGIPDVLDLCPNQPETFNGFQDEDGCPDKQSSKLDTDQDGIPDILDECPLEPETYNRYLDHDGCPDSNNTVNPQYTFPDTDGDGIEDRWDSCIDEPENYNGYLDHDGCPDVPGAESTTPTYADSDGDGYPDVIDSCPTSPETWNKYLDWDGCPDTAPEQQRFVHDDDLDGIINDEDLCPLDPEDYDGDRDLDGCPDP; translated from the coding sequence ATGAAAAAACAATATCTTTTAGGATTTTTACTTTTGCTTACTTCTACAATTGGCATGATGCCAAGTGGTGCTTTTGCTGCTGAATCAATTGACTCTGATGGTGATGGAGTTCCAAATGATCTCGATCAATGCCCTCATCTTTTAGAAGACTATGACCCTCAGTATGGTAACAATATTGATGGTTGTCCTGCAGACTTTGTTCCTTGGTATGATGCTGATTATGATGGTGTTGAGGATCATGTTGATAATTGTCCTACAGTAAAAGAAACTTACAATAAATTCCAAGATGAAGACGGCTGTCCAGATTTGTCTCCTGAAACTGGGAAAGCCATAGCAGATTCAGATGGTGATGGATATCCTGATTATATGGACAAGTGTCCAAACCAACCAGAAACATTCAATGGTATAGATGATAAAGACGGTTGCCCTGATAATCCAATGACTTCAAAAGATACTGATAGTGATGGTATTTCAGATACATCAGATGAATGCCCATTAGAGCCTGAAACTTACAATAGATATCTAGATGAAGACGGTTGCCCTGATAGTATTGATTCTATTAATCCACAATACACATTCCCTGATACTGACGGTGATGGTATTGAAGATAGATGGGATTCATGTATTGATGAACCAGAAAACTATAATGACTATCTAGACCATGACGGTTGCCCTGATGTTCCTGGCGTCACTTCATTAGAAGCACCAGATGCTGATTATGATGGAATTCCAGATGATGTAGATGAATGTCCATTAGATCGTGAAAATTACAATAAATTCCAAGACGAAGACGGCTGCCCAGATGAATTGCAGATCATGATTACTGGTGATGCTGATGGTGATGGCATTGCAGATCATAATGACTTGTGTCCGTTTAGTCCTGAAACTTACAATAGATATCTAGACCATGACGGCTGCCCAGATTATATTGCAGATAACAAATTTGCATTTGATACCGATGGTGATGGGATAATTGATAATCTAGATTTGTGTCCAAACCAACCTGAAACATTTAATGGATTCCAAGATGAAGACGGCTGCCCAGATAATACATCTAGTTTAAGAGATTCTGACAGAGATGGAATTTCAGATACATCAGATGAATGTCCACTAGAGCCTGAAACTTACAATAGATATCTAGACCATGACGGCTGCCCAGATTCCAATAACACTGTAAATCCACAATACACATTCCCTGATACTGACGGTGATGGTATTGAAGATAGATGGGATTCATGTATTGATGAACCAGAAAACTACAATGGTTATCTAGACCATGACGGCTGCCCTGACATTAAAGGTACAACAGCAGGTGCTATGTTAGATGCTGACTATGATGGTATTGCAGATCATCTAGATCAATGTCCAACTTTAGCAGAGAGGTATAATGGATTCCAAGATGAAGACGGCTGCCCTGATAGTATTGATTACAAATCAGTTGGTGATTCTGACGGCGATGGAATTACTGATGATTTAGATTTATGTCCATTTGCAAAAGAGACTTACAACAGATATCTGGATGAAGACGGCTGCCCTGACTACATAGCAGATAATAAAATCACTTCTGACACCGACGATGATGGCATTCCAGATGTTTTAGATTTGTGTCCAAACCAACCTGAAACATTTAATGGATTCCAAGATGAAGACGGCTGCCCAGATAAACAATCTTCAAAACTTGATACTGATCAAGATGGAATTCCAGACATCTTAGATGAATGTCCATTAGAGCCTGAAACTTACAATAGATATCTAGACCATGACGGCTGCCCAGATTCCAATAACACTGTAAATCCACAATACACATTCCCTGATACTGACGGTGATGGTATTGAAGATAGATGGGATTCATGTATTGATGAACCAGAAAACTACAATGGTTATCTAGACCATGACGGCTGCCCAGATGTTCCTGGTGCAGAATCCACCACTCCTACATATGCAGATTCAGATGGTGATGGATATCCAGATGTGATTGATTCATGTCCAACAAGTCCTGAAACTTGGAATAAATACCTAGACTGGGACGGCTGTCCAGACACTGCTCCAGAACAACAAAGATTTGTCCATGATGATGATCTAGATGGTATCATAAATGATGAAGATCTGTGTCCTCTTGATCCTGAAGATTATGACGGTGACCGCGATTTAGACGGTTGTCCAGATCCATAA
- a CDS encoding TATA-box-binding protein, whose amino-acid sequence MPQTKPIVSVENVVASASVDQKIDLIEITEKFPDTEYHPEQFPGLVFRLTNPRTATLIFRTGKMVCTGAKSEEMAIKAVNTVVQKLRKGKIKIKKDAVITVQNIVAAINLGGKIHLEKAARTLPRSMYEPEQFPGLIHRMLDPKTVILLFASGKLVCTGAKKESDVYRSVHNLHALLEEKTLMIYDQ is encoded by the coding sequence ATGCCTCAAACAAAGCCAATTGTTAGTGTAGAAAATGTTGTTGCATCAGCATCAGTAGATCAAAAAATAGATTTAATCGAAATTACCGAAAAATTTCCAGATACAGAATATCATCCAGAACAATTTCCAGGTCTTGTATTTAGATTGACTAATCCACGAACTGCCACACTCATCTTTAGAACAGGAAAGATGGTATGTACTGGAGCTAAATCTGAAGAGATGGCAATTAAAGCTGTTAATACAGTTGTTCAAAAATTAAGAAAAGGTAAAATCAAAATTAAAAAAGATGCGGTCATTACAGTTCAAAATATCGTTGCAGCAATTAATTTAGGTGGAAAAATTCATTTGGAAAAAGCTGCTAGAACCCTACCTAGAAGTATGTATGAACCTGAACAATTTCCAGGATTGATTCATAGAATGCTAGATCCAAAAACAGTGATATTGTTATTTGCATCAGGGAAATTAGTGTGTACAGGAGCAAAAAAAGAATCAGATGTTTATCGTTCTGTTCATAACTTACATGCATTATTAGAAGAAAAAACCCTAATGATTTATGATCAATGA
- a CDS encoding Lrp/AsnC family transcriptional regulator, with translation MATAYVLINCELGSEESVISELKSIEGVIEVHGTFGAYDILAKVESSQVEALRETITWKIRKIPKIRSTLTLMGIEGQQ, from the coding sequence TTGGCAACAGCTTATGTCCTCATAAACTGTGAGCTAGGTTCTGAAGAATCAGTAATCTCAGAATTAAAATCAATTGAAGGTGTTATTGAAGTACATGGAACTTTTGGTGCATATGATATTCTGGCTAAAGTAGAATCAAGTCAAGTCGAAGCACTACGAGAGACCATTACTTGGAAGATTCGAAAAATCCCAAAAATTAGATCAACACTGACATTAATGGGAATTGAAGGTCAACAATAA
- the dusB gene encoding tRNA dihydrouridine synthase DusB, translating into MLPKFSSRAFLAPMAGVSDPALRLQCKKMGAGLVVTEFTNIHSIIAKENQLKEKMKTIQEFIEYSEEERPLSIQLFGSDLCALEKAAKIVEPFFDIIDYNMGCPAPHITQQMAGGALLQEVNLTQQIFNTLVNSVKKPVTLKIRSGVTNASKFLFREIAEIAEDEGIKMITLHPRTVSQGYSGTADWDMIKELKEISSIPIVGNGDITTPEDAKNMIDSTNCDYVMIGRGAMGNPFLFEQINDYLKTNSYKEYSFKDRLDSFFDYLHLTSQYKIKFANIKGQAMRFTKGMKGGSKLRSKITLSKNIEELEKIMNGAYLS; encoded by the coding sequence ATGCTTCCAAAATTCTCTAGTAGGGCATTTCTAGCACCTATGGCTGGAGTAAGTGATCCTGCTCTTCGTTTACAATGTAAAAAAATGGGAGCTGGATTGGTGGTAACTGAATTTACAAACATTCACAGTATTATTGCAAAAGAAAATCAGCTTAAAGAAAAAATGAAAACCATACAGGAATTTATTGAATACTCTGAAGAAGAGCGTCCACTCTCTATTCAATTATTTGGCTCTGATCTTTGTGCTTTAGAAAAAGCAGCAAAGATTGTAGAACCTTTTTTTGATATAATTGATTATAACATGGGGTGTCCTGCACCCCACATCACACAACAAATGGCAGGAGGAGCATTATTACAAGAAGTTAATCTAACACAACAAATTTTTAACACACTTGTAAATTCTGTAAAAAAACCTGTAACCCTAAAAATTCGTTCTGGAGTTACTAATGCTAGTAAATTCCTCTTTAGAGAAATTGCTGAAATTGCTGAAGATGAGGGAATTAAAATGATTACACTGCATCCAAGAACTGTTAGTCAGGGTTATTCTGGAACTGCTGATTGGGATATGATAAAAGAACTAAAAGAAATTTCTAGTATTCCAATTGTTGGAAATGGTGATATAACTACTCCTGAAGATGCTAAAAATATGATTGATAGTACTAACTGTGACTATGTAATGATTGGGAGAGGAGCAATGGGTAATCCATTTTTGTTTGAGCAAATTAATGATTATTTGAAGACAAATTCCTATAAAGAATACTCTTTCAAAGATCGACTAGATTCATTTTTTGATTACCTACATCTAACTAGTCAATATAAAATCAAATTTGCAAATATCAAAGGTCAAGCTATGAGGTTTACTAAAGGTATGAAGGGTGGCTCTAAACTACGCTCTAAAATCACTCTTTCAAAAAATATTGAAGAGTTGGAAAAAATTATGAATGGTGCATATTTGTCTTAG
- a CDS encoding P-II family nitrogen regulator, protein MQMKRIEATIQATKIGAVSEAITGIVGGFSIMEGKGRGSGVRHEMRSGRGTGTITAEYNNVAYVSTVVNDSDVEKVSTAIADAAFTGKGGDGIIVVSNVDSVMNIATKKSGSEAL, encoded by the coding sequence ATGCAAATGAAACGAATTGAGGCAACTATTCAAGCAACTAAAATTGGTGCAGTATCTGAGGCAATAACCGGTATTGTTGGAGGATTCTCCATCATGGAAGGAAAGGGTAGAGGTTCTGGGGTCAGACATGAAATGAGATCTGGCAGGGGAACAGGTACCATAACTGCAGAATACAACAATGTTGCGTATGTTAGTACAGTTGTAAATGACTCAGACGTAGAAAAAGTTTCCACAGCAATTGCTGATGCAGCTTTTACAGGTAAAGGCGGAGATGGCATTATTGTAGTATCCAATGTGGATAGCGTCATGAATATAGCAACTAAAAAGAGTGGTTCTGAAGCCCTCTAA
- a CDS encoding ASCH domain-containing protein — protein sequence MKCLSISQPFADLIISGKKSIELRNWNTNFRGEFLIHSPLKIRIEDAKRLKIEKKFVIGAIIGKAQIYDVKKYHSIKEIKLDQKFHFASKKFQNKTFGFMLKNAKPFRIPIPCKGQLGFFEVDIPKTKIKNKKIVSDIIDEEYRYQWIGHH from the coding sequence TTGAAATGCCTTTCGATTTCTCAACCATTTGCTGATTTAATAATTTCAGGTAAAAAAAGTATTGAGTTAAGAAATTGGAATACGAATTTTCGGGGAGAGTTTTTGATTCATTCTCCATTAAAAATTAGAATTGAAGATGCTAAAAGATTAAAGATTGAAAAAAAATTTGTCATAGGAGCAATCATTGGAAAAGCCCAAATCTATGACGTAAAAAAATACCATTCAATAAAAGAAATAAAATTAGATCAAAAATTTCATTTTGCATCAAAAAAATTTCAAAACAAAACTTTTGGGTTTATGTTAAAAAATGCAAAACCATTTAGAATTCCAATTCCATGTAAAGGTCAATTGGGATTTTTTGAAGTAGATATTCCAAAAACAAAGATCAAAAACAAAAAAATAGTTTCAGATATTATAGATGAAGAATATCGTTATCAATGGATTGGACATCATTAG
- a CDS encoding thrombospondin type 3 repeat-containing protein, with protein MKKQYLLGFLLLLTSTIGMMPSGAFAAESIDSDGDGVPNDLDFCPHLLEDYDPQYGNNIDGCPADFVPWYDADYDGIQDHVDNCPTVKETYNKFQDEDGCPDLSPETGKAIADSDGDGYPDYMDKCPNQPETFNGIDDKDGCPDNTSSLRDSDRDGISDTSDECPLEPETYNFYQDEDGCPDLIDNVISVYNFPDADGDGIDDRWDQCLNEPENYNGYLDWDGCIDVLGAASNGLIDSDYDGILDSVDACPLDRENFNGFQDEDGCPDEIDYAVSGDSDGDGILNQFDICPYNKETYNKFQDEDGCPDSIVNNKSTYDSDGDGIVDNLDHCPNQPETFNGFQDEDGCPDNLNSTLDSDMDGISNISDECPLEPETYNFYQDEDGCPDSKDTMTSSYLFPDADGDGIDDRWDACLDEKENYNDYLDHDGCPDVPGISKPALSDIDYDLIPDIFDECPTLAERYNGFQDEDGCPDTIAYDSFGDSDFDGITDNIDQCPDAKETYNRYLDEDGCPDSIPDNKLSFDSDGDGIPDNIDQCPGQAETFNGFEDKDGCPDKFMFTLDSDQDGIVDVSDACPLEPETYNFYQDEDGCPDSTGSVVPSYSFPDTDGDGIDDRWDACIDVQENFNGYLDWDGCPDVLAAESTTPTRIDSDGDGYYDAIDSCPTSPETWNKYNDHDGCPDTAPEQQRFVHDDDLDGIINDEDLCPLDPEDYDGDRDLDGCPDN; from the coding sequence ATGAAAAAACAATATCTTTTAGGATTTTTACTTTTGCTTACTTCTACAATTGGCATGATGCCAAGTGGTGCTTTTGCTGCTGAATCAATTGACTCAGATGGTGATGGAGTTCCAAATGATCTCGATTTTTGTCCTCATCTTTTAGAAGACTATGACCCTCAGTATGGTAACAATATTGACGGTTGTCCTGCAGACTTTGTTCCTTGGTATGATGCAGATTATGATGGAATTCAAGATCATGTTGATAATTGCCCAACTGTAAAAGAAACTTACAATAAATTCCAAGATGAAGACGGTTGTCCAGATTTGTCTCCTGAAACTGGGAAAGCCATAGCAGATTCTGACGGTGATGGATATCCTGATTATATGGACAAGTGTCCAAACCAACCAGAAACATTCAATGGTATAGATGATAAAGACGGCTGCCCAGATAATACATCTAGTTTAAGAGATTCTGACAGAGATGGAATTTCAGATACATCAGATGAATGTCCACTAGAGCCTGAAACTTATAATTTCTATCAAGATGAAGACGGCTGCCCCGATTTAATTGATAATGTAATTTCTGTATATAATTTCCCAGATGCTGACGGTGATGGCATAGATGATAGATGGGATCAATGTCTGAATGAACCAGAAAATTATAATGGTTATCTAGACTGGGATGGATGCATAGATGTACTTGGTGCTGCTTCTAATGGTTTGATTGATTCTGATTATGATGGCATACTTGATTCTGTAGATGCTTGCCCATTAGATCGTGAAAATTTTAATGGATTCCAAGATGAAGACGGCTGCCCAGATGAAATTGATTATGCAGTATCTGGAGATTCTGACGGTGATGGAATTTTAAATCAATTTGATATTTGTCCATATAACAAAGAAACTTACAATAAATTCCAAGATGAAGACGGCTGTCCAGATTCTATTGTGAATAATAAATCGACTTATGATTCTGACGGTGATGGAATTGTTGATAATTTAGATCACTGTCCAAACCAACCTGAAACATTTAATGGATTCCAAGATGAAGACGGTTGTCCAGATAATCTTAATTCAACACTTGATTCTGATATGGATGGCATTTCAAATATTTCCGATGAATGTCCACTAGAGCCTGAAACTTATAATTTCTATCAAGATGAAGACGGCTGCCCTGATTCCAAAGATACAATGACTTCATCGTATCTATTTCCAGATGCTGACGGTGATGGCATAGATGATAGATGGGATGCATGTCTTGATGAAAAAGAAAATTACAATGATTATCTAGATCATGACGGCTGCCCAGATGTTCCTGGAATCTCCAAACCTGCATTATCTGATATTGATTATGATTTAATTCCTGACATATTTGATGAATGTCCAACTTTAGCAGAGAGGTATAATGGATTCCAAGATGAAGACGGTTGTCCTGACACTATAGCTTATGACTCATTTGGAGACTCTGATTTTGATGGTATCACTGATAACATAGATCAGTGCCCTGATGCTAAAGAGACTTACAACAGATATCTAGATGAAGACGGCTGCCCAGATTCAATTCCTGATAACAAACTTTCATTTGATTCTGATGGCGATGGAATTCCAGATAATATAGATCAATGTCCTGGTCAGGCTGAAACATTTAATGGCTTTGAGGACAAAGACGGCTGTCCAGATAAATTTATGTTTACACTTGATTCTGATCAAGATGGAATTGTAGATGTATCTGACGCATGTCCACTAGAACCTGAAACTTATAATTTCTATCAAGATGAAGACGGTTGTCCAGATTCAACTGGATCTGTTGTCCCATCATATAGTTTTCCAGATACTGACGGTGATGGCATAGATGATAGATGGGATGCATGTATTGATGTACAGGAAAACTTCAATGGTTATCTAGACTGGGACGGTTGTCCTGATGTATTAGCTGCAGAATCTACAACCCCTACAAGAATTGATTCTGACGGTGATGGATATTATGATGCAATTGATTCATGTCCAACAAGCCCTGAAACATGGAATAAATACAATGATCATGACGGTTGCCCTGATACTGCTCCAGAACAACAAAGATTTGTCCATGATGATGATCTAGATGGTATCATAAATGATGAAGATCTGTGTCCTCTTGATCCTGAAGATTATGACGGTGACCGCGATTTAGACGGTTGCCCTGATAACTAA
- a CDS encoding pyridoxal-phosphate dependent enzyme has product MSENNFDKPLLEKFEREIWSKIPHLEDGKVVNATPLIDLTRDLKECAKNLYKLDISDLDLKVYGKFDSNLVSGSIKIRPAIHIMHDAIKTGKLKSNQTIIEATSGNFGIALGQMSKLGLTVVSLVSRKLQEGVFKELRNENIRIMDLDMDICPAPGMKDSEADALVAKATAANIRSQLIELGFDPTNYDNSISEVESLLAAQDIINLAKLLSKIYDCFCPEQYDNELNIDAHRTITAVEIEQQLQEKGDSLEDYRIICSFGTGGTSGGLSRYMNEKYDKKAIHVVFPAPGQDVAGIRTKAKADGLKLYNPEAYAAEHEVDFGQARHLLKFFVDKGHNIGESTALAMYAILEMLSEGEKGKFIVVVADGIEKYRKNLESASSNQRIQVSLEDAASSVQDYDKIIWVHTQYTPKEEGIEMIAKSLGVNKEKIVIPKASTINQLLSTQQIPDELNKDLDGSKGKSLLICMAGNTSLMTAQVLASKGIVTESLNGGITNLPEGRGKNPGEFIKAATD; this is encoded by the coding sequence ATGTCAGAAAATAATTTTGATAAACCATTACTTGAAAAATTTGAACGTGAAATTTGGAGTAAAATTCCACATTTAGAAGATGGAAAAGTGGTCAATGCAACGCCATTGATTGATTTAACTAGGGATCTTAAAGAATGTGCAAAAAATCTTTACAAACTAGATATTTCAGATTTGGATCTAAAAGTGTATGGAAAATTTGATTCTAATTTGGTGTCAGGTTCAATCAAAATTAGACCAGCAATTCACATAATGCATGACGCAATTAAAACCGGGAAGTTAAAAAGTAATCAGACAATAATTGAGGCAACATCAGGAAATTTTGGAATAGCTCTTGGACAAATGTCAAAACTTGGATTAACTGTGGTTTCACTTGTTTCAAGAAAATTGCAAGAAGGAGTCTTCAAGGAATTGAGAAATGAGAATATTCGTATAATGGATTTGGATATGGATATTTGTCCTGCTCCTGGAATGAAAGATAGTGAGGCTGATGCACTAGTTGCAAAGGCAACTGCAGCAAACATTCGTTCTCAGTTAATTGAATTAGGTTTTGATCCAACAAATTACGATAATTCGATTTCAGAGGTTGAATCGTTGTTGGCAGCACAAGACATTATCAATTTGGCAAAATTACTTTCAAAAATTTATGATTGTTTTTGTCCAGAACAATACGATAATGAATTAAACATTGATGCTCATAGAACAATTACAGCTGTAGAGATTGAACAGCAGTTACAGGAAAAAGGGGATTCATTAGAAGATTATAGAATAATTTGTTCATTTGGAACAGGTGGTACATCAGGAGGATTAAGTAGATACATGAATGAAAAGTATGACAAAAAGGCAATACATGTAGTATTTCCAGCTCCAGGTCAAGATGTTGCAGGAATCAGAACAAAGGCTAAAGCAGATGGGCTAAAGTTGTACAATCCAGAAGCATATGCTGCTGAGCACGAAGTTGATTTTGGACAGGCAAGACATTTACTAAAATTCTTTGTAGACAAAGGTCATAATATTGGCGAAAGTACTGCACTTGCCATGTATGCCATATTAGAAATGCTAAGTGAGGGAGAAAAAGGAAAATTCATTGTTGTAGTTGCTGACGGTATAGAAAAGTATAGAAAAAATCTAGAATCAGCATCATCTAACCAGCGTATTCAAGTTTCATTAGAAGATGCAGCATCAAGTGTTCAAGATTACGATAAAATAATCTGGGTTCATACACAATATACGCCAAAAGAAGAAGGAATTGAAATGATTGCTAAATCCTTAGGTGTAAATAAAGAAAAAATTGTGATACCAAAAGCAAGCACCATTAATCAATTATTATCTACACAGCAAATTCCAGATGAGCTTAACAAAGATCTGGACGGCTCTAAAGGTAAATCATTACTAATTTGCATGGCTGGAAATACATCATTAATGACTGCCCAAGTACTTGCAAGTAAGGGCATTGTAACTGAAAGCTTGAATGGGGGAATAACAAATTTGCCTGAAGGCAGAGGCAAAAATCCAGGCGAATTTATCAAAGCTGCAACTGATTAA